The Flavobacterium jumunjinense genome includes a region encoding these proteins:
- a CDS encoding contractile injection system tape measure protein translates to MASTVNHIISKFKWENSFNQKENATELQQRISRWSNTKMQKEINSIFDEICPASQTWCIQSLTLDLGTIDYDTLEEDLSQKLFHQLSDTLIELILNAEKGSDGIEILNTDTSQINRLSHYLMTGTMPWNYKDADYSIHEMMTWQFKNNKEAIITMLQEVGKTDEKVRQRMAWQLQESIIIKIIEGLETSNHNQIIKFSKELTKIQQHQILVPANENDFKRNLWFWIVNYLFTDRGTIFNKVTFMKSSIQQMANHYNVAYSELLNMIELAIQQIHVTASTKADFILILNLLTKENELFKAKKTSETILQENDHWKNLTALIHSVSLRKDNIKKREFNELVIALSKENKNRFRDLFSSLGSANHFWNPVVQDLQNEALEHIFHAVLPVQSKMLIESIYFIEKLYKEMNVKLNSSSLWEIGIQFLIHYKNSPFDNKTFLTFTITALSKKDNELKQNILEKLSNSNVPASSKTIATLEIYTNLTAILKDEVHEKNSPFNNLNFIELIDELRYQIETNQTNSTTSIRVQNSILNHIHHHTERTFYALLNYKNKSSLKLLFPYILNKKMDALFIKKTKNTKIALLKTFKSAIKDLNKSPNFRKLNLTIYHSIYNLGIKIMLLHPEYTAIQFIEALLENLFALATTNQKTQFNEFVSAIFQHEKILNIPSSTTYLEKIKTRLLHTQPKTIRKDKNITAPIITEPVTILLNGQTISVLKLYEWIEKIIQSETLSTTENNHKFKLNDLLQAALEINPQEIQRILSNCSLTDSRIKIIKEDFDWHFFSLWISNNRNTNLYEAMETLRSFYEFISHFITIKDTSTIEFEFWKTTWKVIQQNENSTSIVKSFITHWMDVIIKEKALNSSEIIATINTNALKINPTLEKILIAYNTPLLSSLRTPLKNSNEDIKHCQKQGQIEALFISLITERKVPKWFHTTEKISAVDLFHEALEQNPTSFIVVYKQNKIPQLQKQQLHNWIDFRKTITIIKNNTKNTQQLHSIERLYNAFAQLIIKGITAKEIQTLLFRKTILAWTENNWSLLTIDTIWQELLWELCQKKNIPTKEIINAFSKIKYSLPPALHVSLNQLIKSETKASTETKNTKLKTQKNVLLNTLSSQKSASAIPIKNAGIVLLNNYVEMLMDRLGLLEDNQFKNKSSQLNAVHYLQYVITGLTKTDEALLPLNKVLCGLSITTPIMDSISITEEEVKLINGLINAAISHWPSVGDTSLLGFRGNWLVRDGLLIEKEDRWELTVEKRVYDLLLHKSPFSFSIIKYPWMEKPIHVSWPY, encoded by the coding sequence ATGGCAAGTACTGTAAATCATATCATATCTAAATTTAAATGGGAGAATTCTTTTAATCAAAAAGAAAACGCTACCGAATTGCAACAACGTATTAGCCGCTGGAGCAATACAAAAATGCAAAAAGAAATCAATTCCATTTTTGATGAGATATGTCCTGCTAGCCAAACTTGGTGTATTCAATCATTAACATTAGACTTAGGCACTATTGATTATGATACTTTAGAAGAAGATTTATCTCAAAAACTCTTTCATCAATTAAGCGATACATTAATTGAACTTATCCTAAACGCAGAAAAAGGAAGTGATGGTATTGAAATTTTAAATACGGATACTTCCCAAATAAATAGACTTAGTCATTACTTAATGACAGGAACAATGCCTTGGAATTATAAAGACGCCGATTATTCTATACATGAAATGATGACATGGCAATTCAAAAACAACAAAGAAGCAATAATTACAATGCTTCAAGAAGTAGGTAAAACCGATGAAAAGGTGAGACAAAGAATGGCATGGCAACTACAAGAATCTATAATAATAAAAATTATTGAAGGCTTAGAAACCAGTAATCACAATCAAATTATTAAATTTTCTAAAGAATTAACAAAAATACAACAACATCAAATACTTGTACCAGCCAATGAAAACGACTTTAAACGAAACCTTTGGTTTTGGATAGTAAACTATTTGTTTACCGATAGAGGAACTATATTCAATAAGGTTACATTTATGAAAAGTAGTATTCAGCAAATGGCAAATCATTATAATGTAGCTTATTCTGAATTACTAAACATGATTGAATTAGCGATACAGCAGATTCATGTGACGGCCAGTACAAAAGCCGATTTCATTCTAATATTAAATCTTTTAACCAAAGAAAACGAACTCTTTAAAGCGAAAAAAACGAGCGAAACAATACTTCAGGAAAACGACCATTGGAAAAATCTAACAGCGTTAATTCATTCTGTTTCACTTCGAAAAGACAACATAAAAAAAAGAGAGTTTAACGAATTAGTAATTGCACTTTCAAAAGAAAACAAAAATAGATTTCGCGATTTGTTTTCCTCTTTAGGTAGTGCCAATCATTTTTGGAATCCTGTTGTTCAAGATTTACAAAATGAAGCCCTTGAACATATTTTTCATGCGGTTTTACCCGTACAATCAAAAATGCTCATAGAGAGTATTTATTTTATTGAAAAGCTTTACAAAGAAATGAATGTAAAGTTAAACAGTTCTTCATTATGGGAAATAGGAATTCAATTTCTAATTCATTATAAAAATTCTCCTTTCGATAACAAAACATTCTTAACCTTCACAATTACTGCATTAAGTAAAAAAGACAATGAACTTAAACAAAACATATTAGAAAAACTAAGCAATAGTAATGTTCCTGCTTCTTCAAAAACAATAGCTACTTTAGAAATATATACCAACTTAACCGCTATTTTAAAAGATGAAGTTCACGAAAAAAACAGTCCATTTAACAATCTCAATTTTATTGAATTAATAGATGAATTACGATATCAAATAGAAACGAATCAAACCAACTCAACAACATCGATACGCGTTCAAAATTCAATTCTAAATCACATTCATCATCATACAGAAAGAACTTTTTATGCGCTATTAAACTATAAAAATAAGTCGTCTCTAAAGTTGTTATTCCCTTACATTTTAAATAAAAAAATGGATGCCTTGTTTATTAAAAAAACAAAGAATACAAAAATAGCACTACTAAAAACCTTTAAAAGTGCTATTAAAGATTTAAACAAGAGCCCTAATTTTAGAAAATTAAATCTTACCATATATCACAGTATTTATAATCTAGGCATTAAAATTATGCTATTGCATCCTGAATATACCGCTATTCAATTTATAGAAGCACTTTTAGAAAACCTGTTTGCATTAGCAACTACTAACCAAAAAACACAATTTAATGAATTTGTATCAGCGATTTTCCAACACGAAAAAATACTAAACATTCCTTCCTCTACAACCTATCTTGAAAAAATAAAAACCAGACTACTACATACTCAACCAAAAACTATTCGTAAAGACAAGAACATTACTGCTCCTATAATAACTGAGCCTGTAACTATTCTGTTAAACGGACAAACAATATCTGTCCTAAAACTATATGAATGGATCGAGAAAATCATTCAAAGCGAAACTTTAAGTACTACAGAGAACAACCACAAATTTAAATTAAACGATTTATTGCAAGCAGCTCTTGAAATTAATCCTCAAGAAATACAAAGAATACTTTCGAATTGTAGCCTAACCGACAGTCGAATAAAAATAATAAAAGAGGATTTCGATTGGCATTTTTTCAGTTTATGGATTTCGAATAATAGAAATACAAATTTGTATGAAGCTATGGAAACACTTAGGTCTTTTTATGAATTCATAAGCCATTTCATAACGATAAAAGACACCTCAACCATTGAATTCGAGTTTTGGAAAACAACTTGGAAAGTTATTCAACAAAATGAAAATAGCACATCTATAGTCAAATCATTTATAACACATTGGATGGATGTAATTATAAAGGAAAAAGCATTAAACTCCAGTGAAATAATAGCCACTATAAACACAAACGCACTAAAAATTAATCCCACTCTAGAAAAAATTTTAATTGCATATAATACTCCGTTATTGAGTTCTTTAAGAACACCTTTAAAAAATAGTAATGAAGATATTAAACACTGTCAGAAACAAGGACAAATAGAAGCACTATTTATTTCTTTAATTACAGAAAGAAAAGTTCCCAAATGGTTCCATACTACCGAAAAAATATCGGCAGTCGATTTGTTTCATGAAGCATTAGAACAAAACCCAACTTCTTTTATTGTGGTCTATAAACAAAATAAAATTCCACAACTGCAAAAACAACAATTGCATAATTGGATCGATTTTAGAAAAACAATAACCATTATTAAAAACAATACTAAAAACACACAACAACTACATAGTATAGAACGATTGTATAACGCTTTTGCACAACTTATTATAAAAGGAATTACAGCAAAAGAAATACAAACTCTTTTATTTAGAAAAACAATCTTGGCTTGGACAGAAAATAACTGGTCTTTACTAACTATTGATACTATTTGGCAAGAATTACTATGGGAATTATGCCAGAAAAAAAACATTCCTACAAAAGAAATAATTAATGCCTTTAGCAAAATAAAATATAGCCTTCCTCCTGCTTTACATGTTAGTTTAAATCAATTAATAAAATCGGAGACTAAAGCTTCAACAGAGACTAAAAATACAAAATTAAAAACACAAAAAAACGTACTATTAAATACACTTTCATCTCAAAAAAGCGCAAGTGCAATACCCATTAAAAATGCAGGCATTGTACTATTAAACAATTACGTCGAAATGTTAATGGATAGATTAGGACTACTAGAAGACAACCAATTCAAAAACAAGAGTTCTCAGCTAAATGCAGTACACTATTTACAATATGTTATTACGGGATTAACAAAAACAGATGAAGCCTTATTACCATTAAACAAAGTACTCTGTGGTCTATCAATTACAACTCCCATTATGGATAGTATCTCCATAACAGAAGAGGAAGTTAAATTAATTAACGGACTTATAAATGCTGCCATTTCACATTGGCCCTCTGTTGGAGATACCTCTTTATTGGGTTTTAGAGGCAACTGGCTCGTTAGAGATGGTTTACTTATTGAAAAAGAAGACCGTTGGGAACTAACCGTTGAAAAAAGAGTCTATGATTTATTACTTCATAAATCTCCATTTTCATTCTCTATTATCAAATATCCTTGGATGGAAAAACCAATACATGTAAGCTGGCCTTATTAA